GTTGAGGCTAAAAGTTATTACATAGAATTGCATCAAAATTGTAAGATAATCTACAAGTAGAAATTTAATCAATAGAAGAAACCTCAACTTACGAGCACAAGGTCAAGATTAACGTCAACAAAGATTCATCAAGCTTTTCTTGGAGCTCACGCCATACCCGTCCAGCTCAAGAACCTAGAGTATAAGATAACTTCTCAACATATCTATCCCTTCCAATGGATAATTGGACCTTTTCAAAATACTTTGGCCCACAAAAAGCATAAAATTACACCAATCACCAAATGACACTCGTGTGTGAACCATGCATGGCTGATCTCATGGGGATATTCATAATCACAGAAAGCCAAAACTTTACTCTATTTTTTGTATTAACAGACCGACCATACTTTTTTTCAGTTAGAACCGCTAATTGTACCACCTTTAAATACCATCTTTTTTGAATAATCCCCCAgttcaaatattttgaaatcttTAATATTCTTGAATCTTTAATTCATGGGTACTGAAATTGACGGAGATGAGAGGTTTAAGTATCTGATAGTGCGGCCGGAGAAAGGTGGCGTGATGGACCTGTGGAGGTACATGGTGATGGGTGATATAGGGAGTGGTGTGCGGTTCTTGGAATGCTCGGAGGAGCGTGTGATGAGTAGAGAAGCGGCTGATAATAGGTGGGTGATTATAGTTTCGATTCTCGTGCGGAAAGTTCTTCATGTTTTTGGGAAACCGTTGGAGTATACTGGTTTTGCTATTGATTTCTTCCTCAATGTTCTGTCTGAAAATGGCGGTTTTTTTGGCTTGTTCTTCAACTTTATCCAAGGTATGTGTTGTTACATGTGCTTAGTTGTCTTGGTTCTATGATTTTATTCATgtttttatgtatttgttatTTATGCATGCCATGTGTTTGATTAAATGACGCCTTTGATATCAATGGGGGAgctagaaatattttataaaatgggcAAGATTGTATTAAAAGTTTGTAAGAtagctaaaattgataaaagataaatttataagaTGAACAACTGTCTACTATAAGCTCTTGCTAAGTCCGCTCGTGGCCGGTATACTGCATGCAAAGGGGTTTTAATGGAGAAGTGGCTGGCTATTGACTAACTGGAGGATTGCAGGAAAGGTGGTGATACCGCAGAGAGGCACGGACGAGTTTACGAGTACTATTGGACAGTTGGATGGGCGAGTAGACCTGTACAGGGCTGAAAAGTTGCTGGAACATATAGATGATTCTGTTCCTGGAGAGGAACATATTAAAGCAGAGATGGGACATCGAGCTCTCATGGATCTTTGCATTATGGCTTCCAAGTTAGCTTATGAGAACGCTAAAGTTGTTCGAAATGTTGTTGTTAATCATTGGAAGGCAAGCATTATGCATTAATTAAGTCTGATTCTCAGTACTTTTCAGCATTATATTTACTCTCTAATGCAATTAACTTCTTATTTTTTGCAAAATCAGATGCATTTTGTGGACTTCTATGACTGTTGGAATGGTAAGAACTCACACCGAATTTGGTTATGTTTGTTCTGTGATCATGTTTATGGTGTTCTGTAACGCTTTAATTTCGATTATGGGCTGGTAGATTTCCAAAAGGAAAACTCTACTCAAGTGTTCATAATCTGTGACAAGCCGAAAGATGCGGATTTGATACTGATAAGCTTTAGAGGAACAGAGCCTTTTGATGCTGATGACTGGAGCACTGATTTTGATTATTCCTGGTTTGAGATTCCGAAATTAGGAAAAGTTCATATGGGATTCTTAGAAGCATTAGGTTTAGGAAACAGAGCAAAAACTGCCACCACCTTCCATCATCATTTGCGAAAgaccaaaacaaatcccaaccaTTCAAGCGGTATTGATTCAGAAGACACCGCTGAATCAAATGCTGATTCTGACAAGGAACATAGCGCGTGGGATCAATCTTCCGATTCAGAAACGGCTAGTGTTCCGCCCGACATGGTAAAGAAGAGCGCATATTATACTGTGAGGAGGAAGCTGAGAAGACTACTTAGAGAGCACAAGAATGCAGAATTTGTAGTGACTGGACATAGCTTAGGGGGCGCGCTTGCGATACTATTTCCGACTGTGTTAGTGCTGCATGAAGAAATGGAGATGATGCAGAGATTAGTTGGTGTTTACACATTTGGTCAGCCAAGAATTGGGGATATGCAGCTTGGTAAATACATGGAAGCTCATTTGGAACATCCATATCCTAAGTACTTCAGGATAGTTTATTGCAATGACCTTGTTCCTAGATTGCCTTATGATGACAAAACCTTCTTGTTCAAGCATTTTGGAGTTTGCCTTTACTATGATAGCTTCTACAATGAGCAGGTATTTCTACTAATTTTACCTttctattttcacatttcaaAGAGCAATACAACTTCTATATTTAtaccaaattaaaaattaagtacCTAGAAGGGGTGTGcagaaaccaaatcaaaccaaaaagtTCAGTTCGTTTTAGTTCAATATAAAGTTTTAGTGCAAACCAAACTGAAGTAACTGAACCGGACCGAAAACAACTGAATTGAGTAGTTCGCTTCAATTCGGGTTTGTAATTCTTTAACTGCTAGGACTTTTAATCAC
This window of the Mercurialis annua linkage group LG5, ddMerAnnu1.2, whole genome shotgun sequence genome carries:
- the LOC126683457 gene encoding triacylglycerol lipase OBL1, whose product is MGTEIDGDERFKYLIVRPEKGGVMDLWRYMVMGDIGSGVRFLECSEERVMSREAADNRWVIIVSILVRKVLHVFGKPLEYTGFAIDFFLNVLSENGGFFGLFFNFIQGKVVIPQRGTDEFTSTIGQLDGRVDLYRAEKLLEHIDDSVPGEEHIKAEMGHRALMDLCIMASKLAYENAKVVRNVVVNHWKMHFVDFYDCWNDFQKENSTQVFIICDKPKDADLILISFRGTEPFDADDWSTDFDYSWFEIPKLGKVHMGFLEALGLGNRAKTATTFHHHLRKTKTNPNHSSGIDSEDTAESNADSDKEHSAWDQSSDSETASVPPDMVKKSAYYTVRRKLRRLLREHKNAEFVVTGHSLGGALAILFPTVLVLHEEMEMMQRLVGVYTFGQPRIGDMQLGKYMEAHLEHPYPKYFRIVYCNDLVPRLPYDDKTFLFKHFGVCLYYDSFYNEQRMDEEPDPNFFGLRYVVPLHLNAAWELIRSLMMGYTYGADYKEGWVSIMFRIIGLALPGVADHGPRDYVNSVRLGREPHPHLSSS